The Candidatus Nanosynbacter featherlites DNA window CTGGGCCACAAAGATTTGAATCTGCATCAACACGCCAGCTTTCAAGTCATGGCCATTTTCGCGGCTAAAGATTTTGACGCCAACGACTTTACCACCACCTGCATTGTTCATGCGCTGTGAGGTGTCGCGAACGTCTTTGGCTTTTTCACCGAAGATGGCGCGGAGCAAGCGCTCCTCGGAACTAAGTTCCTGCTCGCCCTTTGGTGTAATTTTACCGACCAAGACGTCACCGGCCTTGACCTCAGAACCAATTTGGACGATACCGTTTTCGTCCAAGTGGCGTAGACTTTCCTCAGAAACGTTTGGAATATCGCGGGTAACAATCTCTGGACCCAATTTGGTTTCACGAACTTCAACATTGTAATCTTTAATGTTGATGGATGTCAGTGTGTCGTCTTGTACCAATCGGTTAGACAAAATCACCGCGTCTTCCATGTTGTAACCACCCCATGGCATAAAGGCCACCAACAGGTTACGTCCCAGTGCAATTTCGCCCTCCGCAACTGAAGCGCCTTCGATCAGGACATCGCCCTGCTTTACCTTATCGCCACGCTTGACGCGAACTTTCTGGTTGTAGCAGCGGTCGTCATTGTTTTTAACAAAATGACGGAGCTCATATACTTTGACGCCGCCACTGTATTTGACGTGAATTTCATTTGCATCAGCTTTGACTACTTCACCGTCACCTGACGCCAAGGTTAAGTGACCACTGTTTGCAGCAATGGACTTTTCGACGCCCGTACCAACAGTTGCTGGTTCTGGTGTGAGCAGCGGTACTGCCTGGCGCTGCATGTTTGAGCCAGTCAAGCTACGGTCGATACGGTTCTTTTCGATGAACGGAACCAAGGCTGCAGTTGATCCCAAAATCTGCTTGTGTGCTGCGTCCATGTAGGTAACTTGATCAGCATCAACCTGAGATGGTTGCATATTGTTACGAGCTGACACGCGCTCATCACGGAACGTACCGTCTTCGTTCAACACAGCACCAGCATCAGCGATCACTTCAGCGGCTTCCTGCGCCGCGTCCAAGTAGACAACATCGTCAGTCACGCGGCCGTTGACAACCTTGAGGTATGGCGTTTCGATAAAGCCGTATTCATTGACCCGTGCGTAGGTGGCGAGGTTTAGCACCAAACCAACGTTAGCACCTTCTGGTGTCTCCACCGAACAGATACGACCGTAGTGTGTTGGGTGAGCGTCACGAACGTCAAAACCAGCACGTTCACGGCTCAAACCACCAGGACCCATCGAACTCAAACGACGTTTGTGGCTCAGTTCGGACAGCGGGTTGACCTCGTCCATCAACTGACTCAACTGTGAGCTAGTGAAGAATTCACGAACTGCTGCCACCACTGGGCGAGCATTGATCAGCTGGCTTGGCGTTACACCTTCCATGTCTGCCACACTCATGCGGTCCATAGCGTTGCGCTGCATCCTGAGCATACCAACGCGGAACTGACGAGCTACCAATTCACCAACCAGCTTCACTCGACGGTTGCTCAATGAGTCGATGTCATCGGCTGGCTCTTGGGTGTTGTTGAGGCGAATGATTTCGCGGATGATGGCTACCAAGTCGCTCATCTGGAAAATACGGTTTTCAGCGGTATTGGCAACGTCCAGACCCAGGCGTTGGTTCAGCTTGTAGCGACCAACACGAGAATAATCAAAGCGCTTGAAATCAAAGAACATTCGCTCAATCATCTGACGTGCATTGTCGACTGTCGCCAAATCACCCGGCCGGAGACGGCGATAAACCTCGATCAGCGCTTCATTGGCACCACGAGTTGTGTCCTTGTCCAAAGTTTCTTGGATGTAGCTGGTCTCACCAGTGTCAATGTCAGCAAATAGTTCACGAATTTCTGACGTTTTTGGATGACCCAAAGCACGCAGCAATGTCGTCACTGGCAATTTGCGACGACGGTCAATCTTGACATAAATCGTGCCATTTGGCGCAGTCTCAAACTCCAGCCATGCACCACGACCTGGGATCATCTTGGCACCGTAGTAATTGCGGCCAGCCACGGTGTCAGCCGTAAAGAATACACCAGCTGAGCGAATCAGTTGGCTGACCACCACGCGCTCAGTACCATTGATGATAAAGGTACCGCGCTCGGTCATCCATGGATAATCACCAAGGTAGATTTCCTGTTCTTTGACTTCGCCCGTGACTTTGTTGGTTAGTTCAACGGTTGCGTGCAGTGGCGCTTCAAACGTCAAATTGTTCTCCTTGGCGAACTGATCGGTGGTCTTTGGTTCGTCAAATCGATACGCACCAAATCGCAATGACAATTTCTGACCAGTATAGTCGTCAATTGGATTAATTTCTGAAAAGATTTCGCTCAAACCATCCTCGACGAACCAACGCCAAGAATCTTCTTGATGAGCGATCAGGTTTGGCAGCGGCAACGAGCTGTCTTCAGAGGTGAAGAACACGCGTCCGCCATCCGTGGACTGTTGTTTTGCCACAGGTATGAACTCCTCGCTTTAGTTTAATTTAGTGATCACGGCCGGAAGATCCCTAATTCACGACTGCAACAAAAGCGATTTGCCTGTTCGCTTTGTTTCTTCCTGTCGTGAATACACTACTTCTCTAAGTACCAGTATGCACGAAACCAGGTCAAAAATCAATATTATTTCTGGAGATTTCTTGAAGAATTTGCTGATGTACGTCAGTCGGCGAACGCTCAGCCAAAATCAGTGGAATATTGTGCGTTTTAGCAACAGTTTGATAGCCATCATTAATCTTCTGCTGGAACGCATCATCACGTGACTCAAAACTATCAACCGCCTCTGTCGTACCGCGCTCGGCGATGCGCTGCTGCCTGACACGGTCATCCGCAAATAATACCACAACAAAGTCAGGGTTCATGTACCGCTCATGAGTAAAACGCTTGGTCATGTTGATGATGGCTTCCTGGGCTATACCTTCGCCATGACCTTGATAGACCAAAGTCGACAAATAGTTCCTGGAGCTCAACACCACCGCGCCACGACGCAAAGCCGGCTCAATTTTGTGAAACCACAGCTCACGCCGCGCTGCACTGAACAACAGTAGATTGACCTCCGGATCCAACTTAAACCGATTATCTTTCAGAACCCTCCGATATTCATTGGCGACTGGCGTGGTTTTAGTCTCATCATCGCTGCCTGGCTCCTCGACAACAACAACTTCACGCCCGCGTTCTCTCAGCCACACTGCCAACATATCCACTTGCGTGGATTTACCGGTGCCGTCATTGCCTTCAATGACGAGATATTTGCCTGCGACATTTGGCGAATTTTCCATCACAATAGCCCCTGGCTCAAGCCGTCAATTGGTACGGGGGTTTTGCGCCTGTCACGGTACGTCTTTGGCAGTAACATATCTGGCTGCCAACTGGCGATGATTTCCTTCAAATCGTTCCCGGTCTGATATTTATCACTGACCTTACGCGCGCCAGAACCATAGCCACCCTCAACTGGCCCAGTTTTGTGAAAAATCATTTGACCAATGCGTTCGCCAACCGGCAACACAACGCTCTCGTGCATGTTGAGATTATAAATTTCCAGCGTAATCCGATTGATATACCCTGGATCGATCCAGCCAGCATCAAAGCACACCGCCACGCCATTGCGCCCCCATGAGCTACGGCTCAACACCTGCGCTGCGCCGCCCTGTGCGCGAATACCGACAAACTCGTGCGTGTGCGCCAAAATCCGCTCGCCAGGACGCAGCACGATGATCGGATGGTCTGGTGGGATGTTTTGAAATGGCGTTGCATCGTGCTCCTTGCACCATTCGGCATGCGGCATAGCTTTGAGCGGACCTTTGAAATATTTAGCAACATACGCCGCGTCAAAGGGATTATAGACGCGATATTCGCCTTCAAATTCCTGCTTATAGTAGTAGTGACCCAGCGTAAAATCCAAACTGGCTTCTGCCACATGGTCAGGATTGAACGGCTGACAGACGATAATGTCGTCGTTGATGGCTTGGCGGATTTCGATATTGCTATAAACAGTCATGATTTATTTACTCCACAAAATATACGGTTTAACACTAGTGAATAACATATTTTTTGGTTTGCCATGTGTTTTAATGAGGTGGGTGTGTTGATGAGCGACGGATTTTTGTTTATTTTCTGGAGCTCGAGCATAAACAGAGTATCCCTGTTCTTCGTACTCAGCAATCACGTCCATCAACTCAGCTCGTTCTGTCTTGTCCAACTGGTAGATGCCTTCAACATGACGCCTGGGGACGACCATGATGTGGTCAGCGACTTCATGACTGTCCCAAATCTCATATGGAAACAGGTTGTCTGTCACCAAGAAGTATTCATGCGCTACTCGCACTTGCTTGTCTTCTGGACTAAATTGACAAAAATTACACCCAGGTGCTGCCTGCTGTTTCATCATTTTTCGATATTTGACATAGCGCTGCTCTGTCGACCGTCGCCGATAAACCATGTTTCCTCCGTTTTCCTCAGTATCTGTTAAAAGTATAGCACGTCTGGCATGAGCATCATACACTGGTTTTCGCCCTCAAATACAACTTCTAGCAACATCACATCATTGACATATCAACACTTTTTTGTTATTATATAAAAAGTATTTGATCAAATTGTTAATAGTGAGAGACAAGGAGAAATACATGGATCATAAAAATAGCTTAACATGCTTACCAGTTATTTTTGGACCAAATGAGTTAGGCCTCAGTACAAAAACCACTGGTACTGGCGAAGGCTCAAAATGGGAGACTGCTTTTGTAGTCGCCGACCCGCAAGGGATTATTAGAGAGGTTGAAACACCCAGCACTCCTGACGAAGCTCTCGTGCCTCCACACAGGATAGTCGCTGTTGATATTGATCAATGTTTGCCTCAGGAGAGTAGTCCCGGTCAATCTCATATCGTCGGTAATGCCGTGGAAATACGACCAGACCTAGACCCGGACGCAGAGCCGAGAAAACTGGGGCGAGCCGCCGTCTTTGGTTACGACCCAAAAACTGGCAAAGGCGTCATGGTGCTCAACCCAGACCAGGCAGCAACCGAAGAAGAATAGACCGCTCCCTTTCTAGCGTATCGCTCATGCTTGGGCGACGCTTATAAACATCTTATACTAAGAGTATGTCAGACAAACTGTACCTCAGAGAAGACATCATGCCGGGATATCAAGGCGATCCAGGCGAGACTATCATGGGAGCATTACACATGCCGTCCTATGAATTGGAGGACAATTCAATGGTGATTCATGATGCAGTATGGGGAGACTGCTTAATTGGTGACCGACAGCCGTACGATTCACTACTCATGGAGCTGGCACGTTCACCGCTGTTTCGCAGACTGCAAGCAGTCGAGCAACTGACATTGCCACCATCGTTCTCTACAGTGCCCAACACAACCCTCTTTTCCCGGTGGCAACACATCTGGGGAAGCTTGGCTTTTGTGCGGAAAATGACCGAAGGTGATGATCGGTTCGATGACCGACAGCGAACCGTATTGGAGCTGCGAACGCTGTTTTCTGATGTTGGACAGACGGCTTTCTCACACTTGGGAGACTGGATTTTCCAAGGTATCCAAGGCGGAGAAAACCTCCACGACCAAGATTTGAGGGCGTTACTGGAGACGTTTGGTATCGATGAAACATTAGCCGACTATGGCCTAACCCTGGAGGAAACCGTCTTCCCTGAGACAGAAGACTGGGTGGAGTGTCCGTCACCGGCTTTGTGTGTTGATAGAGTTGACTACGGTATGCGCGAAGTTTTGCGTTGGTCAGGCTGGCCAATGGGCATCATGCAATATGAAGATCGGCTCCAAGATCCCAAGTCTCTCTTCCGCATCAATGACCACATGATGTTAGAAATCACAGATCAAGAGTTTGCTCGTCGCTTTGCCGCCGGTTACAGTATTTTACCGACAGAGCACTGGGCGCAGCCAGTGCATCGACTACAACTTGAACTATTGCAAACCGCTACCAAGCAAGCACTGACTGGTGGTGGACATTTTAGTGACGGGGTCCCTCTAACTCACCCTGTCCATCCTCGTGACCGCATGTATGGCATCGATTCGGACTTTCGCTTCGCTTTTAGCGGTGGCGACGCTGCCCTCAGGAGAATATTAGAGACTATTGGTTATCATCAGCGGCAAATCTACAAGCGAGCACGTCAAGCAGATCTCCGCAGTCTATTTGGCGAGATGAAAGGTGACTTTCCCGAATTCCCTGACCCATTGACCTCGTATTGCCCAAAATCCCGCAATTTCATGCTGGTCGCACCGCAGGTGGAGATAGAAAGAAACAATACAGCACAGCAAGGTATGGCGTTAGATATGGGGCGCATCGCCATTGGGCTGCCAGCCCTGAAGGCGCGGCTGATCGATCCGCCCGTTCAAACCACTGAGGGTATAGCACCGTTGAGTGAGATTGATCCAAGCTACAAAAACTATTTGGACGGCCAAACCAGAACCATGAAAATGGGCTATCAGGCAATAGTAATGCTCAACAGAGACTTCAGTCAACGCATTTATGATATCTATAGCGAAGCGTCAGCAACCTGGCAACGCTGTTCAACTATGCCGCGAAACGCTGATAATCTGCGCAACCTTGTTGCTCAAGCTGGTTTTTACGGTGCTGGCGCGCGCTTTGATGATATTCGCGAGATATAAGTTACGCTTTCTTGACCACCGCGTCGATCAGGCCATAGGCTACGGCTTCTTCTGGCTTCATCCAGTAGTCGCGCTCCATATCAGCTTTGATTTTGGCGAGCTTTTGACCAGTGTTTTTGGCCATGATTTTTGCCAGCATTTCCTTCATCTCCAGCGTCTCTTTCAGGTCAATTTCCATGTCAGTCACCTTACCACGCGTACCTGACGATGGCTGATGGATCATCACTTTGGCGTGCGGCAAGCAAAATCGCTTGCCCTTGGCACCGCTTGAGAGCAAGAATGCGCCCATACTAGCTTGCAAACCGATGCCGTAGGTCGCGACGTCAGGCTTGATGAAATTCATGGTGTCGTAAATCGCTAAACCGTCATACACGCTACCACCAGGGCTATTGATGTACAGCGAGACGTCAGCCTCTGGGTCAACCTGAGCCAAGTGCAGCAGCTGCGCCACCACAATGTTGGCGGTGTGCTCATTTACTTCCTCACCCAGAAAAATTATTCGCTCGTTCAAGAGACGTGAATAAATATCAAACGCTCGTTCGCCATCAGAAGATTTTTCAATAACAGTTGGTACCAGGTAGCTATTTACTTTATTCATGAACCATATTATAGCATATAGCCAGCACCTCATGGTACACTGAGAATATGCAGAAAGCTATCATCGTTGCGTATGATACCAACCGCGCCATCGGGCGAGGTGGTGATTTACCATGGGGACGGAGCTTGCCAGCAGATTTGGCACATTTCAAGCGGCTAACCAGGGGTGGCGATATCATCATGGGTCGGAAAACCTTTGAGTCAATCGGCTCTCGCCCGCTGCCAGAGCGCGAAAACATCGTTATCTCCTCACGACCGACGGGCGTCAAAGGCGTCCTTACGGCGGTAAACTTGTCAAGCGCCCTAGCGTTGTCACGCTACCCAACCTTTATCATCGGTGGTGCACAGGTATACGGCGATGCACTGGGCGTGCCAGAGATTGACACTATTTACGCCACCGAAGTCGACGCTACGTCCCCAGACGCCGACACCTTTTTCCCAGAGCTAGACATGACCGTCTGGGAAGAGACTGACCGTGTCCACCGCCCAGCAGATGAAGCTAATGTCTACGCTCTTGACTTTGTGATCTATCGGCGAAAAGCCGCACAATAACGGCAATTTACACCGCGATTGGCGCCTTGATCGGTGGATGGTGCTCGTAATTTTCCAGGCGAATATCGTCAATAGTGAAATCATCAATACTCTTAACGTCAGGGTTCAGCCACAGCTTTGGCAGCGGCAGCGGACGGCGCGACAATTGCTCGTCGACCTGCGCACGGTGATTATTGTAAATATGCGCGCTATTCAAGGTATGAATAAACTCACCTGGCTGCTTGCCAGTTACTTGGGCGATCATCGAAAGTAATAATGCGTAACTAGCAATGTTAAACGGCACACCTAGGAATATATCTGCCGAGCGCTGCGTCAATGCCAGATCTAGTTTCTCGCCATTCTCATCTGGCCGAACATTAAACTGAAACATAGTATGGCACGGCGGCAGCCCGCCCGAACGCACGATTTCGTCAATTTCCGCCACATTCCAGGCGCTGACGATGTTGCGTCGCGACGTTGGATTATTATTTATCATGTCGATGGCGTTTTGGATCTGGTCAATCGTCCCGCCCTTACCGTCCGGCCATTTGCGCCACTGCACGCCGTACACTGGTCCCAAATCACCCCACTCCTCAGCAAAGGCGTGATCAGTCGCGATTTTACCGATAAATGTTTTCATGCCAGTGCGCCACTCCTCGCCATTGATTTCCGGAATGCTTTGGCCGGTTTTCTCCAAATAATTCTTGTACGGCCACTCGTCCCAGATGTGCACGCCGTTTTGCGCCAGATATTCAATGTTGCCAGTGCCTTTGAGAAACCACAGCAGCTCATGTACCACGCTGTTGAAATATAATTTCTTAGTAGTCATCGCCGGAAAACCATCCGCCAAATCATACCGCGTCTGCACACCAAACACTTCCGTCGTTCCCGTGCCAGTGCGGTCGCCTTTTTTTACGCCGCTGTCGCGAACCTGCTGTAACGCGTCTAGATACTGCCTCATATTTCCTACTCCCTTTAACTACAACTAGTATACCAAATACTCATTAGCTCTTGGAAGCTACGGAAATGATTAGCAAATATATAAAATACTAATTATTCATAATAATTTGGTTGCGCTCGGCTACCCGTTCACGTTCAGCCCGAAGAATCTCCTGCGATTCTGAGCTATTGAGGTCTCGAACATTAATATAGACACCGTCGCGAAGGTTGTATCCGGAGGTCACCAAAACACCCGATTTACCCAATTGCGAATCCGCATAATTCACTGATTCCGTTTGAGAAGTATAATCAATTAGGTTAAATGGGCTCGTTTCAAGCAATGCCGTACCACGGTTGTCTTTCCAGGTGGCAAATACACCAATCTTCTGGATAGGATGCTCGATTTTGTTTCCTTGTTCGTCGAACAGTGGTCCGCAAATTGGTCCAAAGAAAATATTTTCTATATCTGGCAAAATCTTTTTCAATACATGATCAGCCGGTAATGGCATGACTACCCCTAGTCGCTCATCAAATTCTTGAGACAATGAGTACCGTACTGTCTCTGAATGACCTTCAAAGTCATTAACTTTACGGCGTGGATCAAGGTGTTTCAGCTCCGGCGGCGAAAATAGCAGTCTGGAATTCTTAGAAAGATTGGAAGTGTTGGAAATAATACCAGCGCTCTTTTCGAATAGATCTGGTCGCCCCATAACACTAAACGGCGAGGCATACTGCTGTACTTGAGAAGGGTCTCCCGGCACTTTTTCCAGATCAAAACCAGCTTGCAGAAGGTTTTGTATGGTATCAAACGCACACGCTATGCGTAGCTCTCCATCCTCGCCTTGGAGTTGGTTTGGCATCAACAATTGATGCCCCAGTCCTTTGCCCAACTCTGGACCCAGTAAATGACCTACTTCATGCGCAATAATACTACTAGGAGCACGGTTGTAATTAGCAGTAAACCACGGGAAATATGACCCATCTGCGTTGTCAGGCTTCTGGAATGCTCGGCCGCCATAATTTTTTCCCTCTGTATCGCCACCATTGACCATCACGGCAATAATGGCCTGATTACCCAACATCTTTCTGTACTTTTCATAGTGCGACCGAGCAATTTTTTCTATCAATCCGTCAGAAAAACCCCATTAGGAAGATCAGGAGGGGTCTCATCTATCCAATGAGGTGTTTTCGTAAATGTATAAGCTCCAGCAGTTGTGTCAGTTGTCCATCCTGTTTGCTGCTGAACCTCTGTTACGATATCACTAGTACCTCTGTGGTTATTGTGACCCTTTGGCTGCAAAATCACCGAACCAAAAGCGATACCATATGGCGGTAATGAACTAGCAGCCTCCTGCGACTTGTGCGACTTGGGTTGAGAAAGTTTCCCTCCATATTGAGCCCCAAGCTGGTATCCTACGCTTCCTACTAATCCAGCACCGGCACCAACCGCCGCAGAAAGTCCCAAAAAACGACGGCGAGACATCGTAACCCGCTCTAGTAACGGTTTTTGCTCTGGCTCTGAACCGCACTGGAAAATGGTTGAAGTATAACCTTCGTGACGTTCACACATAACTGATTACTATTTTACACCATAAAGGCATTTTTGTCAATACCAGCAGAAGCGGTATAAGTGTCGCCCGAGCTACCCTGAAGGACTATTTGTTCAGTTCTATCAGTTTTTCGACCGTTTTGTCGGTGATCATGCGGTTTGCAATGTCACGGTGGACATTTGGATCGTTGAAGCGTTCAGCTATCTTTGGATCTTTGCCATACTGTTGCTTCATGGCCTCAATTTGCGTGGATAGTTCTTCGTGAGAAACTTCTACGCCCAGCTCTTTGGACAACTCTGCCAGCACCAAACCAGCCTTGACACGCTTTTCGGCAGCAGGACGGGCTTCTTTGGCTCGCCAATCATCCTTGTCCTTAAACTTTTGTGTCTGTAGGTAGCTGTCAAGTGTCAATCCACGGTACATCAAGTTCTGCATCAAATCTTGCTCAATTGACCGGACTTGATCGTCAATCAACAGCTCAGGCAATGCCGCCTTAGAAGCTTCCGCCAATTCTCCCACCAAATCATCTTTCAATTTTTCGTCAGCTTCACGCTCTTTCTGATTGGTGATTTCGCGTTTAATGTCAGCTTTGAATTCGTCTACTGAGGTGAATGGACCGCATTTGGCAGCAAATTCATCGTTCACTTCAGGCAGTGACAATTCATTGACTTTGTGCAAGGTCACCGTAAAGACGACGTCAGCACCAGCCAACTCCTTGGCGTGATAGTCTTTCGGGAACGTCAATTTCAAATCAAAGGTTTCGCCAGCTTTGTGACCAACCACCCCCTCTTCAAAACCAGGGATAAATTGACCAGAGCCTAACTTTAGCGCAAAGTCTTTCGCTGCACCACCATCAAATGGCACATCATCTTTTTTGCCAGTAAAGTCGATGACCGCTTCATCACCTTCTTTGGCAGCACGCTTAACTTCTGTTTTCTCAGTAAAGTTTTCACGCATCCGAGTGATGATTTCCTCTACTTCTTTGTCCTCAACTTTGACGGCTTGCCGTTTAGCCTTCAGTTTTTTGTAGTTACCCAATTTGACCGGTGGGATGATCTCTACTTCTGCAGTGAATTCCAGTTCCTGACCTGGCACAAATTTCTTCACATCAACCGCTGGACGGTCCAGAGCCTGGATCTTTTCTGCCATGAAGGCCTCGGCTACTGCTTTGCTCAGAGCATTGTCCAAGGTCTGCTCCTGCAGCGCCGCTGGGTTG harbors:
- the tmk gene encoding dTMP kinase; this encodes MENSPNVAGKYLVIEGNDGTGKSTQVDMLAVWLRERGREVVVVEEPGSDDETKTTPVANEYRRVLKDNRFKLDPEVNLLLFSAARRELWFHKIEPALRRGAVVLSSRNYLSTLVYQGHGEGIAQEAIINMTKRFTHERYMNPDFVVVLFADDRVRQQRIAERGTTEAVDSFESRDDAFQQKINDGYQTVAKTHNIPLILAERSPTDVHQQILQEISRNNIDF
- a CDS encoding DNA-directed RNA polymerase subunit beta, translated to MAKQQSTDGGRVFFTSEDSSLPLPNLIAHQEDSWRWFVEDGLSEIFSEINPIDDYTGQKLSLRFGAYRFDEPKTTDQFAKENNLTFEAPLHATVELTNKVTGEVKEQEIYLGDYPWMTERGTFIINGTERVVVSQLIRSAGVFFTADTVAGRNYYGAKMIPGRGAWLEFETAPNGTIYVKIDRRRKLPVTTLLRALGHPKTSEIRELFADIDTGETSYIQETLDKDTTRGANEALIEVYRRLRPGDLATVDNARQMIERMFFDFKRFDYSRVGRYKLNQRLGLDVANTAENRIFQMSDLVAIIREIIRLNNTQEPADDIDSLSNRRVKLVGELVARQFRVGMLRMQRNAMDRMSVADMEGVTPSQLINARPVVAAVREFFTSSQLSQLMDEVNPLSELSHKRRLSSMGPGGLSRERAGFDVRDAHPTHYGRICSVETPEGANVGLVLNLATYARVNEYGFIETPYLKVVNGRVTDDVVYLDAAQEAAEVIADAGAVLNEDGTFRDERVSARNNMQPSQVDADQVTYMDAAHKQILGSTAALVPFIEKNRIDRSLTGSNMQRQAVPLLTPEPATVGTGVEKSIAANSGHLTLASGDGEVVKADANEIHVKYSGGVKVYELRHFVKNNDDRCYNQKVRVKRGDKVKQGDVLIEGASVAEGEIALGRNLLVAFMPWGGYNMEDAVILSNRLVQDDTLTSINIKDYNVEVRETKLGPEIVTRDIPNVSEESLRHLDENGIVQIGSEVKAGDVLVGKITPKGEQELSSEERLLRAIFGEKAKDVRDTSQRMNNAGGGKVVGVKIFSRENGHDLKAGVLMQIQIFVAQLRKIGVGDKMAGRHGNKGVVAKVLPVEDMPFMEDGTPIDVILNPLGVPSRMNLGQLFETHLGMAARALGYRVATPSFNGVPSATISDELEKAGLARDGKSQLFDGRTGEAFEERTTVGVMHMIKLHHMVSDKIHARSTGPYTMVTQQPLGGKAQNGGQRFGEMEVWALEAYGAAATLQEMLTIKSDDVYGRAKAYESIIKDEPIVGPKLPESFNVLVKELQGLGLKVDLVDDEAVVDAEHVIASSGPEDKTTPAVTSEDEEAETFLDESDDIGEIEGGMSVQDIDEVEEIKEDA
- a CDS encoding ATP-dependent Clp protease proteolytic subunit, which gives rise to MNKVNSYLVPTVIEKSSDGERAFDIYSRLLNERIIFLGEEVNEHTANIVVAQLLHLAQVDPEADVSLYINSPGGSVYDGLAIYDTMNFIKPDVATYGIGLQASMGAFLLSSGAKGKRFCLPHAKVMIHQPSSGTRGKVTDMEIDLKETLEMKEMLAKIMAKNTGQKLAKIKADMERDYWMKPEEAVAYGLIDAVVKKA
- the tig gene encoding trigger factor encodes the protein MKTTVKKLSDTKVELTISLGSEELSAAEQVALTKMAADVKVPGFRKGKVPVSVAAKHVNPAALQEQTLDNALSKAVAEAFMAEKIQALDRPAVDVKKFVPGQELEFTAEVEIIPPVKLGNYKKLKAKRQAVKVEDKEVEEIITRMRENFTEKTEVKRAAKEGDEAVIDFTGKKDDVPFDGGAAKDFALKLGSGQFIPGFEEGVVGHKAGETFDLKLTFPKDYHAKELAGADVVFTVTLHKVNELSLPEVNDEFAAKCGPFTSVDEFKADIKREITNQKEREADEKLKDDLVGELAEASKAALPELLIDDQVRSIEQDLMQNLMYRGLTLDSYLQTQKFKDKDDWRAKEARPAAEKRVKAGLVLAELSKELGVEVSHEELSTQIEAMKQQYGKDPKIAERFNDPNVHRDIANRMITDKTVEKLIELNK
- a CDS encoding thymidylate synthase, with the translated sequence MRQYLDALQQVRDSGVKKGDRTGTGTTEVFGVQTRYDLADGFPAMTTKKLYFNSVVHELLWFLKGTGNIEYLAQNGVHIWDEWPYKNYLEKTGQSIPEINGEEWRTGMKTFIGKIATDHAFAEEWGDLGPVYGVQWRKWPDGKGGTIDQIQNAIDMINNNPTSRRNIVSAWNVAEIDEIVRSGGLPPCHTMFQFNVRPDENGEKLDLALTQRSADIFLGVPFNIASYALLLSMIAQVTGKQPGEFIHTLNSAHIYNNHRAQVDEQLSRRPLPLPKLWLNPDVKSIDDFTIDDIRLENYEHHPPIKAPIAV
- a CDS encoding dCTP deaminase; amino-acid sequence: MTVYSNIEIRQAINDDIIVCQPFNPDHVAEASLDFTLGHYYYKQEFEGEYRVYNPFDAAYVAKYFKGPLKAMPHAEWCKEHDATPFQNIPPDHPIIVLRPGERILAHTHEFVGIRAQGGAAQVLSRSSWGRNGVAVCFDAGWIDPGYINRITLEIYNLNMHESVVLPVGERIGQMIFHKTGPVEGGYGSGARKVSDKYQTGNDLKEIIASWQPDMLLPKTYRDRRKTPVPIDGLSQGLL
- a CDS encoding dihydrofolate reductase — its product is MQKAIIVAYDTNRAIGRGGDLPWGRSLPADLAHFKRLTRGGDIIMGRKTFESIGSRPLPERENIVISSRPTGVKGVLTAVNLSSALALSRYPTFIIGGAQVYGDALGVPEIDTIYATEVDATSPDADTFFPELDMTVWEETDRVHRPADEANVYALDFVIYRRKAAQ
- a CDS encoding HIT family protein; this translates as MVYRRRSTEQRYVKYRKMMKQQAAPGCNFCQFSPEDKQVRVAHEYFLVTDNLFPYEIWDSHEVADHIMVVPRRHVEGIYQLDKTERAELMDVIAEYEEQGYSVYARAPENKQKSVAHQHTHLIKTHGKPKNMLFTSVKPYILWSK
- a CDS encoding twin-arginine translocation signal domain-containing protein, with amino-acid sequence MCERHEGYTSTIFQCGSEPEQKPLLERVTMSRRRFLGLSAAVGAGAGLVGSVGYQLGAQYGGKLSQPKSHKSQEAASSLPPYGIAFGSVILQPKGHNNHRGTSDIVTEVQQQTGWTTDTTAGAYTFTKTPHWIDETPPDLPNGVFLTD